One Haloarchaeobius amylolyticus genomic window, TCCGAGACCAGTTCCCCCAGGTTCGCCTCGCCGTCGGCGAGGACGACCGTCACGTCGGACAGGTCGAAGGCGATGTCGTCGCGCATCGCCGGGTACGACAGGTCCTCCAGCACCCCCTCGATGTGGCTGAGCTTGACCGTCTGTGCCATGTCCATGAGTACGCGTGCCACGACCTTTATACTGCTGCCAAACGGGTGGTTCCGGGCGCCCGACCGCAGACAGAACTCCCAAATAGCGGCTGTGCGTATCCGCGGCTGATGACCCTCTCGGACGAGGCTCGCGAGCGCCTGGCGGACGTCGTCGAGTTGCAGCCGACGAAGAACGCCGAGCTACAGAAGCGGTGGGGCATGGAGAGTGGGAGCGAGGTCCACCAGTACCTCGAGAACGAGCTGAAGGAGTACTACTACCGCGACGACAACAGCCTCATCCGCGCGACGGCCGAGGCCGCGGAGCTGGTCGACGTCGAGCCGGGCGTGGAGGCCGACGAGGACGGCGACGGCACCCCGAGTGCGGTCCGGGTGCCCGAGCTGCAGGCCCAGATCTTCGAGGTGCTGGCCGCCCCCGACGAGGACGGTCAGAGCGTCGTGAGCGTCCTCCACGCGGTCCGCGACGAGTTCGGCCTCGGCGACGACGTGACCGCCGACGACGTGCGCTCCGCGCTCCAGGCGCTCCGGCGCAAGGGCGTCGTCGAGGTCGTCTACACGACCGTCCCGACGTTCCGGCTCGCGGTCGCTCGCGACGACATCGAGGTCTCCGTCGCCGCCTGATGACGGTCGTCTGTTGCGGCATCGGTGCCGACACCACGAACGTCTCCCTGCGCGATGCTCGCGTCCCCAGAATCGACGAGGACGGTCGCTTCGAGTACGTCCCGATTCCGGAGAAGACCCGCGAGACCGACGAACCGCTGACCTACGGGACCATCCCGCGGCGGACCGGCGACGGCACCATGGCAGACCTGCTCGCCAGCCTGACGCCGGACCCCGACGGCGCCGGGGAATCCATCACCGACCCCGACGCCATCGCCGCGTACCCGCCCCATCACGACCCGAACTTCGACGCGCTGACCTACGGCGAGCACCGGCCGGGCTACGTCAACCGGCTGGCCGCGCTCGACGCCGACGGGACCGACGCGGTCGCGTTCTACGCCGGGCTCGAAGGCGCGGACGGGCGGCTCCACCGCTACCTCGTCGGCTGGTTTCCAGTGGTGAAAAAGACGGTCGTCGAGGCCGACGACGACCCGGAGACGAAGCGCGAGAAGCTCGCGCGCCATCCCGCCAACGCCCACACGCGGCGGGCTGTCGACGGCCTGCCGTACCGGGACGACCGGCGGGTCGTGCTGCTGGACGGTGAGTCGGACCCGGCCGACGGAGACGACGACGAGGTCGGCCTCCTCGACCGCGCCGGCCCGCAGATGAGCACCTTCGCGGCCTTCGGCGGAGAGCGCCGGGGCTACTTCCTCGACGACGAGTTCGTCCGGGAGTTCGCGGTCTCGAAACCGGACCACGACCCGGACAGCACGGCGCGGGCCGACAAGGCGGGCGTGACGCGCAAGCCCGCCATCGTCTGTGACCTCACGGCGACCGAGTTCCGCGAGCGACTGTTCTCCTGAGTACCCGTCTCATTCCAGGCCGGGGCGCTGTCGTCGCCTGCGTGCCGCCAGCAACCGCTTGAGTCTGGTCCCGGGGCCGCCCTCGATGGGCCAGCCCTTCGTCCGCCAGGCGGGGGGTTCGGGCTGGAAGTCGGGACAGCGCCCGGAGCACTCCCCCGCGGTCTGACAGCGTTCCTTCGCCGCGCACCACGGCAGCAGGGGGCCGTCCTCGCGCAACTCGAAGTACCGGCAGTCCGGGCGCATCGTGTCGGCGAACGACCGCCAGCCGCGCTCGTAGGCGCGCTCGGCGATCGCGAGGCGCTTGCCGGCCTTCCACTCGGGGTCGGCGTACCGGAACTCGGCAGCCGAGGCGTCGAAGTCGCCGCCGTCGGGCCGGTCCAGTATCATCGTCCCCGGGTCGTCGACCGGGAGTCTCCGGGCGTGCCACGCGACGCTGGCGTCGGTCGCTTCGGGGTCGACGGTGAGGATACCGGCCTGCACCGGCATCCCCTCCAGCAGCACCGGTTCGACCGTCTCGCCGGTCTCGCGGGAGGCCACCCACACCTCGTCGGCGAGTTTCAGGGCCACGTCGTACTGCACCTGCTCGACCAGCGCGTCGGCCGCGCTCGCGTCGAGGTCG contains:
- a CDS encoding DUF5787 family protein, whose product is MLPGEDTEFGFELRVCRWAERSWPPGSDTDDAETDPIIVARQLGTKRRRWDTIVVECDPDGLRQRANFGHEALDSDLLHVVQHAPEEWTYYRDCLPEPGYPWRYVREAIHRASTRGVIEERKEGNRIQIRRKWAYPDWVRRIIAIENKPDLDASAADALVEQVQYDVALKLADEVWVASRETGETVEPVLLEGMPVQAGILTVDPEATDASVAWHARRLPVDDPGTMILDRPDGGDFDASAAEFRYADPEWKAGKRLAIAERAYERGWRSFADTMRPDCRYFELREDGPLLPWCAAKERCQTAGECSGRCPDFQPEPPAWRTKGWPIEGGPGTRLKRLLAARRRRQRPGLE
- a CDS encoding DUF5797 family protein gives rise to the protein MTLSDEARERLADVVELQPTKNAELQKRWGMESGSEVHQYLENELKEYYYRDDNSLIRATAEAAELVDVEPGVEADEDGDGTPSAVRVPELQAQIFEVLAAPDEDGQSVVSVLHAVRDEFGLGDDVTADDVRSALQALRRKGVVEVVYTTVPTFRLAVARDDIEVSVAA